The following proteins are co-located in the Ailuropoda melanoleuca isolate Jingjing chromosome 13, ASM200744v2, whole genome shotgun sequence genome:
- the DEFB121 gene encoding beta-defensin 121 yields MRLMLLVLAVILLLVRVTQAMRCWGKLGRCRTTCEQSEVFHILCTDEAKCCVNPKHVPVKT; encoded by the exons ATGAGGCTCATGCTCCTGGTTTTGGCTGTTATCTTGCTCCTGGTCCGAGTCACCCAAG CCATGCGTTGCTGGGGCAAGTTGGGAAGGTGCAGAACAACGTGTGAACAGAGTGAGGTCTTCCATATATTATGCACGGATGAAGCTAAGTGTTGTGTCAACCCCAAGCACGTACCTGTCAAAACTTGA
- the LOC117795706 gene encoding beta-defensin 119-like encodes MKFLFLFLVILLAMKPLVSEECWMDGKCRLVCKSDEDSVIRCANRKRCCVPSRFLTVRPMTVESMEPWTVPHTPKAVKHKTRPGSRGI; translated from the exons ATgaagtttcttttcctcttccttgtcaTCCTTCTGGCCATGAAACCACTGGTCTCAG AGG AGTGTTGGATGGATGGAAAATGCCGGTTGGTGTGCAAAAGTGATGAAGACAGTGTCATACGCTGCGCAAATCGTAAACGGTGCTGTGTCCCTAGTCGTTTCTTAACAGTCCGGCCAATGACAGTCGAAAGCATGGAGCCCTGGACCGTTCCTCACACGCCCAAAGCAGTAAAACATAAGACCAGACCTGGCAGTAGGGGTATATAA